Proteins co-encoded in one Methanophagales archaeon genomic window:
- a CDS encoding YkgJ family cysteine cluster protein translates to MQRQRERYIRLAEEILGYFKCERCGECCRTLPISLGWDDIERLYKDEGETFLDKLDDNAIENCLKTPCPYLEGNECVIYDKRPLVCRVFPFEFAYPFPSIRDCPMGKKISAELGKLEQELRGEIGTMDKSKSVSESEQEEAIRKTMEAYDRFGDFLYESEGMKCEVTIVSLELLEEFLKRLRNGARGYKDV, encoded by the coding sequence ATGCAACGGCAACGGGAGCGATATATAAGATTGGCAGAGGAGATCCTGGGGTATTTCAAGTGCGAGAGGTGTGGCGAGTGCTGCAGGACACTGCCCATCAGTTTGGGGTGGGATGATATAGAACGATTATATAAGGATGAGGGTGAAACTTTCCTGGATAAACTGGATGATAATGCAATAGAGAACTGCTTGAAGACGCCGTGTCCATATTTGGAGGGTAATGAATGCGTGATTTACGATAAGAGACCGCTTGTATGTCGCGTATTCCCATTTGAATTCGCTTATCCTTTCCCTTCTATCCGTGATTGCCCGATGGGGAAGAAGATATCAGCAGAACTGGGTAAGCTCGAGCAGGAATTGAGAGGGGAGATAGGCACCATGGACAAGAGCAAGAGCGTGAGTGAGAGTGAGCAGGAGGAAGCTATCCGTAAGACTATGGAAGCGTATGACAGGTTCGGCGACTTCTTGTATGAAAGCGAAGGCATGAAATGCGAGGTGACGATAGTATCATTGGAGCTATTGGAGGAGTTTCTGAAGAGGCTTCGGAATGGTGCGAGAGGGTATAAGGATGTATGA
- the mfnA gene encoding tyrosine decarboxylase MfnA: MKYFTRNYTYNMIDMSMNREELEHLLAEKKRKDLSYNRILSSMCTYPHEVAVYAHKLFIESNLGDSGLFQGTKEMEDEVIRMIGALLGNENAYGYITTGGTESNIQAIRAVRNRKRKDGLRVRDMNIIVPEAAHFSFDKIADILGIEVRRAGLDTQLRVNPNSVEEFMDDGTICLVGIAGTTEFGQVDPIKELAEIAKEKKVFLHVDAAFGGFVIPFLHDRARYEFDFSLEGVSSISIDPHKMGMSTIPAGCLLFREESYLEELAVPTPYLTTKKQYSLTGTRSGASAAATFAVLKYLGSEGMKSIVDECMRLTRFLVDGAREMGIEPVIEPVMNVVTLQLGDADRIASALRAKGWEVSTTRSPKSLRLVIMPHVTEDMLRRFMEDLSEVVN; encoded by the coding sequence ATGAAATATTTTACCAGAAATTACACATACAATATGATTGATATGAGCATGAATAGAGAGGAGTTGGAGCATCTACTGGCGGAGAAGAAGCGTAAAGACCTATCTTATAACCGCATTCTGAGTTCCATGTGCACATATCCACATGAGGTGGCAGTGTATGCGCATAAGCTCTTTATAGAGTCGAATTTAGGTGATTCCGGGTTATTTCAGGGCACAAAGGAGATGGAGGATGAAGTAATCCGGATGATAGGGGCACTGTTGGGCAACGAGAATGCTTATGGGTATATAACCACAGGGGGCACGGAATCGAATATACAGGCAATAAGGGCGGTGAGGAACAGGAAGAGGAAGGATGGACTCAGGGTCAGGGATATGAACATAATTGTACCGGAGGCAGCTCATTTCTCGTTTGATAAAATCGCTGATATATTGGGTATAGAGGTGCGGAGAGCGGGTTTGGACACGCAATTGCGGGTGAACCCTAATTCTGTAGAGGAATTCATGGATGATGGTACGATATGCCTGGTCGGAATCGCAGGAACGACCGAATTTGGGCAGGTGGACCCTATAAAGGAGCTTGCTGAGATAGCGAAGGAGAAGAAAGTATTCCTGCATGTTGATGCCGCCTTTGGTGGCTTTGTGATTCCTTTTTTGCATGATAGAGCACGGTATGAGTTCGATTTCTCGCTTGAGGGCGTGTCTTCCATATCAATAGACCCGCACAAGATGGGGATGAGCACGATACCTGCTGGTTGTCTTCTCTTCCGTGAAGAATCTTATTTAGAGGAGCTGGCAGTACCTACGCCTTATCTCACCACTAAAAAGCAGTATTCGCTGACAGGAACGAGGAGTGGCGCATCAGCAGCAGCTACCTTCGCTGTGCTCAAATATCTCGGTAGCGAAGGCATGAAGTCGATTGTGGATGAGTGCATGAGGCTAACGAGGTTTTTAGTAGATGGTGCGAGGGAAATGGGTATTGAGCCTGTGATAGAGCCGGTTATGAATGTTGTAACATTACAATTAGGCGATGCGGATAGAATAGCGAGTGCGTTAAGAGCTAAAGGTTGGGAGGTCTCTACCACACGCAGCCCGAAGTCGCTTCGATTGGTGATTATGCCGCATGTTACCGAGGATATGTTAAGACGGTTCATGGAGGACCTGAGTGAAGTCGTAAACTGA